AGATTAGTGGAGGTTTGGAGGTAGCGcccctaatttttttaatactatTTATTGACattctaacaaaaaaataattaaaaaatccaCATATTAATATGAGCATCTTGCGATCTAATTTCCAAGTTCAAGAGATCAAATCTCTTAAACTCCAACTATATGTACAAAAGAACTActgatataaatttttttagaaaaactattcagatttttttaaaaataaatgggtttattttgaaatttgaaacatttattagtatatttgataattttttatcaaaaggTGAGGGTGGGCTCTAGGCATGCATTGGATCCGCCACTGGGTCAAGTTGAAAAAATTGCATTAGCTTTTGCATGTTCTTTCTCACTAAAAATCGAATTCTTTCGCCCCAAATAAGTGTTCTTGTTCTGTTGGCTATTTTGACTGTCAACCATTGTAcctattttgtttttaaaatacaATTTGTTGTCCTTGAGATTAAATATATCCTAGAACCACGTGTCTCATATCAAGAGCTCTGTAGCCACGTGTCTTCATCTTAATATATCCTAGAACCACGTGTCTCATATCAAGAGCTCTGTAGCCACGTGTCTTCATCTTATGTGagtttcttcatttgaaatATCAAGTTGATTCCTTTACAACACTCAACACACAACGCTTTCAAACCAAAGAAACCACCACCCTTCTACCATCAAAAATGGCGGAAGCTATATTATTCGATCTTTCCACAAAAGCCTTAGAGCGTTTGGGTTCTGTCATACTCCAAAAGATTGGGGATGTGTTTCGTGTCAAAGAGGAGCTTGCATCTATTTAGCAAATCATCACTACCATCAAGCTTAAACTACTAGATGCAGAGGAGCGTGGTAATCAGAGCAGTGAGGTGGCTCAACAACTGaagtgtgtgtattatatgatGTGGAAGATTTGTTGGATTCGTACTCCACAAAAATGTTGAAGCGAAAAGCTAAGGGTGGAAGTAATaaggggataaagaagttaGGCATGATCTTCTCTAGATCCAACTCGTTTGGAGCTCGTTTTAAGATGAGTAATGACATCAAAAAAGTTCATGAAAAACTGGATGCCATTGCAGAGAACATGACCGACTTCAACTTTGGAGAGCAGAATTCGGTGCCATTGGTTCGGAATGTTTGGAGAGAGCATACTCATTCCTTGATAGATCCAACTGATGTTGTTGGGAGGTTTTATAAAAATAGGGGGACTAAATACTTTTTTCTTCAAACCTAAATTTCTATTGAAACTAGTAATGTCTCTCATGTGTAGGTTTAATATTGTATGGAGCGGGAGATATCTCTCATGTGTAGGTTTAATGTTGTATGGAGCGGGAGTTTCAATTCTTAGTTACAATTCTCTctcaaaactatgttaaatcatgttttaaaatttgttattgACTAGATATTCATCATGttagaatataatatattttgaaatcataattttttggaaaataagGAAGGATAAGCAAACAAATGTTTCAAATATGAAAAGATAATCATAACTTAACTTTAAACTCAACAAATTGGTTATCTCATATATGAAGTGAAGACGATTGATTGTTGAAGTAAAGACGATTGATTGTTGagcaaattaacttcaaaagcGTATCAAAAGAGTGACAAACTGTTATTGAGGATCAATATTTCATCGACTCCCATTTTGAATGATTAATTGTAAAATCTAAAAAGTCGATTATTTTCCGATAGAGTAACAAAAATTGTTAATCAATCGTGGCGCAAAAGCAACTACATGTCTTGATGTTCGTGTAAATGGCTTGATGATTTTTTTAGAGGGGGAGTATTAGACACCTCACTTTCTAGTAAATGCACCCCAAATGGTTTAGATATACGTCTCCACATGACCCACCATTGATCACTTTCACTCATTCCCGCAATAGTGTGGGTCTCatatatgttgaatttaatgatttttatgaatatatattaattttttaaaaaattgatcaCGGATGGTGAATTTTGTATACTACGGATCcatttggtaaacaattttaacaataacatatattgtaacatATATTGCAATAGTATATATGTAGTAGTAGATATTATTCATGAAATGACAGTAATGTTTGATCATAATTTTACtagtaacatatatgctattaAAATTGTTATGAAAATTACTTGTAAAGGTATTACTTGAAGGATATTATCGTCACTTCAATTAATGTCTTGGACAAAAGTGGAaaatgttgaatttttttttagaattatcAATCTATGCGCCATTTTGAAAAGGACATATTATTGTCCCAGTTTTTGCCCATAAAAATGTTGTTATTACACGAAGACAATATATTATCTCGGCTGCTTGTACAATATATTGTTGTAAAAAATTGGTTCCCGGAGCCTATGAATTTGGGTCTCATAGTCACCGTAAGTTCCCAAGCAATGGGAGGAGCCAGGGGCTCTGACCGCGTGCCTATTGAAGAATGAGTCGACGACTCATAGGCAGTGACTGGTTAAGGGAACCCACAAACCGTAACGAAAGAGAGTGACTCATAGGCAGTGACTTGGTTAAGGGAACCCACTGAAACCGTAACGAAAGAGAGTCTTCATAGGGCAATTGTCACTGCTTATGGACCCGAACCTGGGTGATCTATCCATGACCAGGATGAAGCTTGGGTGAAACTAAGTGGAATTTGGGTCCCAGCCGTTTCCAAAATTTACCATTTGTTACcaattttaaaaagaattaacatatgttcaaaaaaaatcattaaattaaCATGTATTGCACTCACACCTACCGTGAGAATGAGTGAAAGTGATCCAATCTCCACAATCCGATGAGCGCTTACGGATGAAGCTCGACAAATAGGCAGCCCAAAATGATTtgggtttgaaaaaaaaatatatatatatacatatatatatatatatatatatatacacaaaacaAAAGGTCAAATGTGGACGAGCAACAATCGAATCGTCAATCCAGAGAAATGACGACTGAAACGATATCTCGGCCTTGCTATACCTCGACTGTTCTTCTTAACGAAGAGACAACTGAATCATCTCTCGTTCAAAACACAGAACAGAGGCTctcatcaaaaaaagaaatattcaAGAGCAAAGAAATATTCAAGAGCAAAGAAAACCAGATAATTACAACGACAATCAAATCCAAAAGCTAACAATGAAAACTTGGGGTTTGCCGTCACTGGATTCTCTGTTTACAGAGAGAAGAGAACAATTTGCACTGCGAGCAGCGGCTACTGCCATCCCTGGAGTGACGCTCCCCTAACCCTAACCAACCCTGGTCACCCTTTTAAAAGAAACTTGAACCCGACGTGGGCTTATTGTCTGGGCTGGGCTTGGAGCTGTTTCGGTTTCTACTAGTGGAAACAAGCTTGAGCCCCGTTTCTGTCGAGTGAACATGGGCCCATTTCCAAAGATTGAAGTGGATCCTTGGGCCACGCAAGATATAATGAATATCGGAGTGAAGATTGAAGGTCAACGAATATTGATAAAATGTCCACTCATCCTACGGTTAACAACGACTTAAGCCTGTCATCCCAATATGATGAAATAGTATACAGTGGGAGAAGCTTAACGCAGCTACTACCGTCTAGGGTTTCTTCTGCTTTCCCAAAAACCCCACCAGGCCATCAGTCTCCTGCACAGAGCTCAACATCTCTCAAAATTCCCATCTAGTCCCTTTTCCTTCGAATCCAGCTATTGAGAAACTGCACCAGCTGAATAATATTTTCAACTGTAATGCTTCGTCAATTGTAAGTACTCTGTTTCTCTTCGTCTCCTTATTAGTTAAAGCTTGTAATTGAATACGTCAAAAAGATTGGAACTTTTGATCTTATTTTGATACAATTTGAGCTTTGCATCTATACAATTTTGCGACTGCGTGTGATTCAGCGGGAGCGAGAGGGATTGAGAGGGAAAGTATTAACATATGGGGAAGTCTGGAGGGAGGAAAAAGAAAGGCGGTGCTTCAAATCAAGTATTGGGTGATATCTCAACAGGCCCAAAACCTAATGGTACTGTTGATTTCGATTCTTCAATTACTTTGAAGAGAGCTCATGAGCTCAAAGAGGAAGGGAACAAGAAGTTTCAGAACAAGGATTATGCTGGTGCTCTTGAGCAGTATGATAATGCTCTTCGCTTAACTCCAAAAAGCCACCCCGACCGTGCTGTGTTTCACAGCAATAGGGCTGCTTGCTTGATgcaaatgaagccaatagagtATGATACTGTTATTGCTGAGTGTACCCTGGCACTTCAGGTCCAACCCGGGTTTGTTCGAGCTCTGCTCAGAAGAGCTCGTGCTCTTGAGGCAATGGGGAAGTATGAAATGGCAATGCAAGATGTTCAAGTGTTGTTGGGAGGTGACCCAAATCACAAGGATGCTTTGGATATTGCTCGGCGCTTGAAGACTGCATTGGGTCCTCACCAGGAGGCACAGCAAGACCTGCAGAGCCGCCCATCCCCTGCAGCACTTGGGGCCTCTGCAGTTCGTGGTGCCCCAattgctgggcttgggccttgTTTGCCAGCACGGCCAGTTCCAAGGAAGACAGCTACTTCTCTAGGGGGATTGACTGTATCGTCTGTTAATAAGGCGGAGAAGGCCCAAATAAATGCAGCAACTGAAAATGGTTCTGAGACCAAATCCCAGTTTCCAAAAGTAGTGTTGAAGCCTTCGAATGGTTCTTTAAAAGCCGCAGCCAATCCAAGCAAGGATGGCCTGGGAGACCACCCTATATCTGCATCGGTAGCAGGTCGTGTGCATTCTTTGGAGATGGCAATTCGATGGAGGCCATTGAAGCTTGTTTATGATCATGACATAAGGCTGGCCCAAATGCCTGTCAATTGTGCTTTTAAAGTGTTAAGGGAGATAGTGAGCCAGCGTTTTCCATCGTCAAAGTCAGTTTTGATAAAATATAAAGATAATGATGGTGATTTGGTGACGATAACCTCTACTGCTGAACTCCGATTGGCTGAGTCTTCTGCTGACAGGCTCCTTACAAAAGAACCTGATACAGACAAAGCTGATTCAGTTGGGATGTTAAGATTGCATATTGTTGATGTAAGTCCAGAACAGGAGCCACCTTTattggaagaagaggaagagaaaccTCTAGAAAGCGAGGAAACCAAGGGGGATGAAAGTGTCTCTCATTCATCACTTAGTGAATCTTTGGTTGAGGCTCCTGAGACTGAAATTGATAAGATAGAGAAAGAAGTCCCAAAAGAGAAAGCAGGAGCTTCAGAAGATCCAGAGAGCAAGGAGGTGGAGATGGATGATTGGTTGTTTGAATTTGCTCAGCTCTTCCGGTCTCATGTTGGTATTGACCCCGATGCTCATGTTGATTTGCATGAACTTGGGATGGAGCTCTGCTCAGAAGCTCTTGAGGAGACTGTAACAAGTGAAGAAGCCCAAGGCCTCTTTGACAAGGCTGCATCAAAGTTCCAGGAGGTAGCAGCTTTGGCTTTCTTCAATTGGGGCAATGTCCATATGTGTGCAGCAAGAAAACGGATACCTTTGGATGAATCTGCTGGAAACGAATTAGTGGCCGCACAGCTTCAAACAGCATATGAGTGGGTTAAGGGGAAATATTCTTTGGCTAAGGAAAAATATGAGGAAGCACTCTCGATCAAGCCAGACTTCTATGAAGGGTTGTTGGCACTGGGGCAGCAACAGTTTGAAATGGCAAAGCTTCATTGGTCATTTGCACTTGCTAGGAAAATAGATTTCTCTGGATGGAATTCTACAGAAACACTTCAGCTTTTTGATAGTGCAGAGGAGAAAATGAAAGCTGCAACTGAGATGTGGGAGAAGCTGGAGGAACAGAGAGCTAATGAGTTGAAAGATCCAATTTTAGCCAAGAGGGAAGAATTGttgaaaaggagaaagaagcaAGGAAGTGGTACTGACGGTGAGCCTTTGGGAACCACTGGTCATGTTGAACTTTCTGCCGAGGAAGCAGCAGAACAAGCAGCTCTGATGAGATCACAGATTCATCTCTTTTGGGGTAACATGCTCTTTGAGCGATCTCAAGTTGAATGCAAATTAGGGTTTCGTGGTTGGGAGAAGAACCTTGATGCTGCAGTTGAGCGATTTACGCTTGCTGGGGCTTCTGAAGGCGACATTTCAATGGTTTTGAAGAACCATTGCTCCAAGGGAGATGCAGCAGAAAGGGAAGGGACAAAAGTTCAGGAGCTAAATATTGATGTGCTTGGTGAAGCAGATGAGAATAATGAACTGAGTAAAGTGTGAGAGAGGAGGATTTGCAGTCCAGGTTGGCTTTGATGAATTGCATTTGCATTCCACCTCAATAAGTTTTTTTTGGAGGTGAGAAATTTTTCTTTAGAATCGATAACTCGTGGTGGCAACAAGGTACTCAATAATTTTGCTTGTATGCCATGGTAACTCTGGAGGTTACTATTTTCGAACATTGTTTGCATACTgatgatttaattttaaacaaatttatCCACTTCAAATCTGATATTTAGTATTTCTTCTCCATCTTAATTGTTTGGTTTGTAAATGCACCCTCGATCTTTATGAGGCATgctgattttgttttcctttttttattgttatttcaGAATTCTGATATAACATGTACTCTCACTTCATAAAACATGCTCTCTTTGAACTCGTGGCTGTGACTATATAAACTTTGGAAAAAGAGGTTAACGATCGAGACAATATGTATTCTGCAGTATCATATTGCATGATGGAGTGAAATTGAATTAGAGAGTAGCTAATGACTACCATACCGGTGGTGTTACCTTTGTTGCCACAATTGATTAATAATTGAGAAGTTTGGTAACTTCCGGTGTACTTTCCCTAGCCAATCTTACAGTAATATGATTTTTACCATGTAATTTTGACACCACCACTTTTTATATCCAATTGTGCTGTCATGCAAAGTCTTTATTTTTCCTGGATCACACCAAGAAGGCTAAACCTTGGTATTCTCCCTTGGTTGGTGCTCTTTTGCTTATTAGTTTGTTTCATACGACCACTTCCATGTtagcttttttcttctttctcctcaCATGAGCTCCTTTTTATATCCACTGTAAGTTTTGGCATAACTAGACTCCCCAAATGCATTTGTGATCTCTGAAACAAAGGTGTGTAAATTTTCTGAGCTTATCAGCTGCTCCTCAACATGTGTAAGGTAGGGTTGAGAATTTCATTCATTATTCAATACAATAATGAATTGCATGGTCCCATTTCAGCTGTTATAAGCATTATATGTCTTGAATTAGTGTACTGTTTTCCCCTTCAATTGATGGATCTGAGTGGTTCAAGATGGATAAAACATTAATGGTGACTGGATATCAGTCAGAGGTTTCGTGTTCTCATTTCT
This genomic window from Tripterygium wilfordii isolate XIE 37 chromosome 9, ASM1340144v1, whole genome shotgun sequence contains:
- the LOC120005680 gene encoding protein CLMP1-like yields the protein MGKSGGRKKKGGASNQVLGDISTGPKPNGTVDFDSSITLKRAHELKEEGNKKFQNKDYAGALEQYDNALRLTPKSHPDRAVFHSNRAACLMQMKPIEYDTVIAECTLALQVQPGFVRALLRRARALEAMGKYEMAMQDVQVLLGGDPNHKDALDIARRLKTALGPHQEAQQDLQSRPSPAALGASAVRGAPIAGLGPCLPARPVPRKTATSLGGLTVSSVNKAEKAQINAATENGSETKSQFPKVVLKPSNGSLKAAANPSKDGLGDHPISASVAGRVHSLEMAIRWRPLKLVYDHDIRLAQMPVNCAFKVLREIVSQRFPSSKSVLIKYKDNDGDLVTITSTAELRLAESSADRLLTKEPDTDKADSVGMLRLHIVDVSPEQEPPLLEEEEEKPLESEETKGDESVSHSSLSESLVEAPETEIDKIEKEVPKEKAGASEDPESKEVEMDDWLFEFAQLFRSHVGIDPDAHVDLHELGMELCSEALEETVTSEEAQGLFDKAASKFQEVAALAFFNWGNVHMCAARKRIPLDESAGNELVAAQLQTAYEWVKGKYSLAKEKYEEALSIKPDFYEGLLALGQQQFEMAKLHWSFALARKIDFSGWNSTETLQLFDSAEEKMKAATEMWEKLEEQRANELKDPILAKREELLKRRKKQGSGTDGEPLGTTGHVELSAEEAAEQAALMRSQIHLFWGNMLFERSQVECKLGFRGWEKNLDAAVERFTLAGASEGDISMVLKNHCSKGDAAEREGTKVQELNIDVLGEADENNELSKV